The region AGCTTGCCGCCCTCCTTCGTAAACATCGGCAGGATAACGTTCACCATGCCGTCGGGTCCTATGAAAACGTCTCTGCAGAGAACCATCCAGGCTCCGCTCTGTAAATCGTTAATTATCTCTCCCTGCGGAAAAACTGTTTCCGTAAACAACTCGGTTGTCCCTGTAACCGGATCAATTCTCCAGATTCCGGACAGGAACCTTGAAATCACCAGAACACTGCCATCCGGCGTCAGCACACCATGAAGATGCCTGTTTATATAACTGAGGAACTTAAGTTCTTCTGGCAGTTCGCCGCAGGAACCAAGGAATTCCCCTTGAATGCTGTACATGTTCAGGGGTTTCTCCTCTGCAAGACTAAGCGCGAAAAGAGTATCACCCTTCCATAAAACATCAAAGGGGCACTGAATGAGAATATCCACCATGAATTCACCTGAAGGGCTGAGCAATGATATCCTGTTGTTGAACATATCGCATACGGCTATCCTGGAATTGCCGGCAGCCACTTCGCCGATACCGTTGAAGTGTCCTGGTCCCTCGCCCGGTTCGCCTGCCTTCCAGAGCTGCTCCCCGGTTGTCAGAGAAACGGCAACCAGAGATTGATCCGCGGGATCACTCACATACATCGTATCTCCCTTAAGAGAAAATCCTTCAACATTGTAGAACGGCGGCATTTCCTGCCCGCCATAAACCTCTGTTTCAATCAGTTGAAAGCGGTGGCTTCCATCTTCCCAGAGGCCGTCTCCGCTCTCCTCCGCCCAGGAGACCCATTGGGAGAGAGTATCAGGCTGTTCAACCGCTGTTTCGGTTTCAAAGGCTTCCGTTTCCGGAGCAGGATTCTCCCCGCACGAAAAACAAAGAATCGTAAAAACGATGGATATGGATACTCCCGCGATCAGCTTCATCTTCAAGACCTCCAGATCTGTTCTCTATTGAGATGTGTCATGCTATCGAGTATTGCAGCATCACCAAAAGTAAAGAAATTGAGGATATGCAATTAATCGCTGTACAAAGAGCAGAACAAAAACCAGCATCGGCAGGATGGCACGTTTCTGGAACCAGATTTCCCTGGTTCTCATTGGTTTTAAATCCCATATACTGCATAGGGGTTTAAGAATGTACCAGAGCAGGGAATAGAATACTGCGAAATCCAACAGCGCCCTGCCATTTGCTCCAAGCCAGCATGAGAATCTGACAGCCGTCCATGTATCAAACACCTTGAAGACAAGTATGTTGATAACTAATGACACGGTGCCGAATTGCCATACACATAGCACCATGGCCAGAAGCATCAGCCGCATCGACCAACTTTCCCGACCTGCCAGACCGAGCATGAATCCGCTAATCTGGATAAATATGATGAATCCGATCAGGTAAAACATGCCCACTCTCCAGTTAATGAATATCATACCCAGCACGGATCCATCTGAAACTCTAAGACCGTTCATAATGGATCCGATCAGAATTAAGATCATTAGAATAGCTATCCGCGGTATGATCTTGTATCTGAGAAGACTCCAGCGGGTAATGGGAAGTGAAAGAAGATACTCTGTAGCCCCATCCATCTCTTCGGCCTTGAACATATTGTATGCAAGGTAAACGGCCGTTATCAGTATAAACAGATCAAGTCCGTTGGAAATGTACTCAATGAAGGTCAGGCCTGTCTGGTAGATTGCCTGGTCCGCCAGAAACAGCACAGGTATAAGAATGAAGAAAGCCATGATGAAAGCCGTTTGCCTGAGTGTTTCCCGCAACTCTCTAATCCACATATTTTACCATCCAACCAATAGGGGCGGAGACTTCAAAATCCATCATGTTGAAACCATCCAGACAACAGGGAATGCAAGAACAACCATCGGTACTATCGCCCTTTTCGCAAATGACAGTTCGCCTGCGCGGATGGGCTTAAGATCCCAATTTCTGTACAGGGGTAACAATATCACCGCGAGCAAAGCGAATTCAACAAGAATGTACGACAGTTGAGAAAACATTACATGTTCCATCAACATCATAATCGTTGAAGGGTGCGATAGTGTTGAGGAAGCCGGGACAAATTGCCTCCATATGAACTTTGGCGGAATAGTGTTAATTAAATATACACAGATCGTCATAACGAAAAGCACCGATCTTGCAATCCAGCTTTTTCTGCCGACAATTCCGAGTGTAAAACCGCAAAGCTGAACGAACACAACGAAAGCCACCATCCCTATCGGGATGGAATTGGTGATGAGGAGGGGTATGCCGATAAGAACAAGTAGAACGCTTACCCTTGGAGTAACCTTCCAGATCAACAGTTTCCAGCGGTTGATTGGCAAAGACAGAATATATTCAACCGCGTTATCCTTCTCCTCCGGTCTGAACATGTTGTAAGCCAGGTACCCTACCGCTACCATCCATAGAAGAGCGAAACCC is a window of Candidatus Aegiribacteria sp. DNA encoding:
- a CDS encoding ABC transporter permease subunit, which gives rise to MWIRELRETLRQTAFIMAFFILIPVLFLADQAIYQTGLTFIEYISNGLDLFILITAVYLAYNMFKAEEMDGATEYLLSLPITRWSLLRYKIIPRIAILMILILIGSIMNGLRVSDGSVLGMIFINWRVGMFYLIGFIIFIQISGFMLGLAGRESWSMRLMLLAMVLCVWQFGTVSLVINILVFKVFDTWTAVRFSCWLGANGRALLDFAVFYSLLWYILKPLCSIWDLKPMRTREIWFQKRAILPMLVFVLLFVQRLIAYPQFLYFW